From Antechinus flavipes isolate AdamAnt ecotype Samford, QLD, Australia chromosome 1, AdamAnt_v2, whole genome shotgun sequence:
TGATGCcattaacagaaatagaaaggTTAAGAAAAATATCAGATTTGGGGGAGGTGGTAGGGACTTAGcagtttttgaaaatgaaaacaaaaccagAGGAAAAGTATGTATCCTCCTTGggattatataaaaagaaaattctgtgcACAAATGTAGAAGTGAATAAACAATATACAGAGAAAACAACTGATAAACTTGTGGGTGggcattatatttaaaatttcatttttaattgtaaaTCTTTATAAActtattcttagttttattaaagtCGAGGttggttgtttatttttaaatttaaaaaggaagtggCCCTTTAGAGCAACAGTCCAAAAGGATACAGAATATAGAGTTCTGGAATTGGTATATGTTTCCTAGTGCCAACAGCACTCTATTCTGTAAGAGTGGAGCAATAGAAAGAGACAAGTAGTCCTCCTGGAGAGAGTCATCCTAGGGGATCTTTTAGGACTTCTGATCTCAGGTTTGTTTGGGAGATTATTTTAGTGCAGAGATCATTGGAGGTAGACATCAGGAGAGTCTAATCCTGATTCTGCTACTAATTTGATGAGTAACTTTGAACAGACTTCAtcatctttctgggcctcaggatttttatttttgtttattgtttgcctatttgtttttaatgagagCTTAGATACTAATGTAATGGGAGTCTGGGGTCTATAACACTCACTTGTGGCCCATTTGTGTTGGGGATCCCTCCACTTGCTCTTTAGAACTCATAACTGAGTTCTAAAATAATCCAGGGCATATGTGtagatatttcttcattaattgTCATTTCTTTCATTCAGCTAGCATTTGGCCCACTATACCTCTTTCCCCATAAACAGTTGCTTGTATCTATATATCAATACCCTTAATCTCCGGTTTAAATGTTAAAGTTACTGGCCATACAATATTTTAATAAGTTAATAACATAAAGACATGAATTATTATTTACAATGTATAAAGACATTGGAATTGCTTCTGACCATTCCTATAGTTTGGcttctcatttatataacatgattCTACCATTTCACTTAACTCCAGATAACAAGCCTCATCTCAAGaatctctttcatctttttcctctGTACCTTATTCTGTCTCTTCAAAGATGACTTCTCACAAAATActctttataatgttttctttacCATGTAAGAGTTTAAGGAGTTTTCCcaagaaaattttttcttctattttgtccAGTTTCACTCAGACCTGCACTATTAATTAATTGTCTTAGGTCTCTCCATAGAGATTCAAACTTCAGTAGAGTAAAATTGTTATGCTCCAAGTGCTCTGTGTTTTGTAGATGCAAGTACAATTTTTTATAGCCTCAGCAGAGATGTTAtactaacttaatttttttctgatgacaaatgttttaataatcagtttaaaaaattcactatagacatttaagtttaaaaagcattattaaaacTTTCTCCATCAGTTTAAATGTATACaatcaacaataatttataaTTCTCAATATTTGACATTTGCCAGTTGTCTAGGTGTAAATGTTTATActgaaacttaattttttaaaaaaaaatttaagctttttattttcaaaacatatatacactgataatttttcaatattgatcattgcataactgcgtgtttcagatttttttcctttcccctaccccatcccctagatggcaggcaatctaaTATATGACTaactaaaattaagaggaaaagaaatattaaaatgtttgggAGCTTATGAGGTCTTTTTGTAATGGAGAAAGATAGTCTATCTTAAGTGCCTTCCTTAGtgagaaaaatatgataaatcttCTAATGAAAAGAAGCTTATTTCTGCTTAATCTTTACAAAGagccattttatttatttatttttttaaataactttttattgatagaacccatgccagggtaattttttacagcattatcccttgcattcatttctgttccggtttttcccctccttccctccaccccctcccccagatggcaagcaatcctttacatgttgaataggttacagtatatcctagatataatatatgtgtgcagaaccgaacagttttcttgttgcacagggagaattgaattcagaaggtataaataatccgggaagaaaaacaaaaatgcaagcagtttatattcatttcccagtgttctttctttgggtgtagctgcttctgtccatctttgatcagttgaaactgaattagctctctttatcaaagaggtccacttccatcagaatacatcctcaaacagtatcattgttgaggtatataatgatctcctggttctgctcatttcattcagcatcagttcatgtaagtctcaccagtcctctctgtattcatcccgctggtcattccttacagaacaataatattccataacgttcatatacatGGAGCCATtttaaccagaaaaataattatcCACATTTTCTAGTTTACAGATGGATAAATAGAGATTAAAGCTGAGTTTTGAGTTTGTTATTGTTATCTTAACATGAGAGCAAAATTTATGTctaagaaaaagcattttaaattctctttcaggTAGGTCTGAAAGTTGGTGTCCGAACCAGAGGCTGTAATGGACTTTCTTATACTTTAGAATATACCAAGACAAAAGGAGAGTCTGATGAAGAAGTTGTTCAGGATGGTAAGTCATTTCTTAAAAATACTTGGCAATTTGATGTGTCCCTAAATCCTATCCTTCACTGCATGAAGCATATGCTACTTCATCTAGTGAGCCAGCATTGTTGagctttttaaataataaaaagtcatttcattcatCTGCATTTGTCTGCTTTTCTTAGACAGTTTACAGGAAGTTAATGCTTCTCCTTGTGCCCCCAAACAACCTTGTTTTTTTGGTTGAAGCAGCAGCCCCACAACTATTCAAATGATTGGTGCTAGTCTGTGTTTTAAGgaaattcttatcttttttcttgaccttacCTCTAGCTTTTATAACGAAGAATTGTAGTCTTTTGCCTGGAATGTTTTATCTCCCAGCTAGCTGGCCACAATCTCATAAAAGTTCCTTTGAAAGAGAACTGAATAATTCACTTTATGGAAAACTTCCCAATTCTAGTGTGGAACACATAGTATGAAATGCCCTGGATTGAACATGATTATATCTTAGTAGGTGCTGGAATTTGGCTTCATTTGCTTGTTCCCTTTATCTGAGGGATGCTAATAATCTCTTGCCACATATCcttcttggggtttttttctttctttaaagccTAGGGAGTAACAGGTTTCTGAGCCTACTATTAatgaaatcagtttttaaaaaattacttctaaAATTTAATTCACTTAAAAGAACTTTCTTGAAACCAACAAGatgttaaaaataagatttatgcttaaatacaatttattcttttacaaagagaaaagcaaccatactttggtttcttttttaatccagATTTTCTCAGTAAACATTGGTGGTGTCAAATTCGGCcatactttgtattttatatatgctgTTGTTTCATTACAATTCCATGATAATTACCAGTATTgttaaaatagtaaatattagTTTAACAGTCATTGTGCCATGGCtcaaaatcaaacaatggaataGCCAAAcctgttttgaaaaaataataataaaaaggacatGATACTTGTTTCCTGGGAATAATTTTGGTGCTTTTGGTAGGTAAAACCTTGaatctttataaaattattagatTCTGTTCATTTTTAACATCAATTGAATGCAATGAAAGTAAATCCAACTTTTACCTGGAAACttcattgatttgtttttatgCAGAACTCTAGCACCCTATTGTAATTGCTTTTATATATGAGTTGTAATATTGgtacaagaaaaaagaaggaaactaacaGAATTTCTAAAACATACACTGACTTCCTGTTTAGCTTTGTAGCTTCTGTTTGAAGTTCACTTCTGCTTTGGTTTGGCAAGCTCTACAAGGATGTTCAGGCATTGTGtaacttatgttttgttttccttaaggAATTAGAGTGTTCATCGAAAAGAAAGCACAACTAACACTTTTAGGAACAGAAATGGACTATGTAGAAGACAAATTGTCCAGTGAATTTGTTTTCAATAACCCAAACATCAAAGGAACTTGTGGCTGTGGAGAAAGCTTTAACATTTGAAAACTCAGGACTACTTTGTCATTAAATACCAAGAATGCTCGTTTTCAACGATGTGGCTTTCTAAAGAAATCATGTTTCAGGTTCTGGGCCTTGTAATGTATGGCTGCCttatgaggaaaataaagttaatgcattttgaaaataaaaccattgtgttaaattccagaaaaaaagtGGTCTTTGCACCATCTTTTAGGTGACAGATTGAATTCTAGAAAATTTCTGAGGAGCACTTTTCtattctgtaaagaaaaaaaattcttattctgagtttaaatctccatttgttttttctcttagaACAAAGTTTCATTGTCTTTGTCTTATTGCTTAGATCAGTCTTACATTTCACATAGTTGTGCATGTAGTGGATATTTGATAAGCAGGCATAATTGtgaaatgttttcattatttctgcattttaatCCTTGATTTTGGGCTCTCAAAATTTAGAGGCAGAAAAATCTGACTCCTGGTGGCAAAGGACTTTGGAGATCTTTCACCTAACCAAATTTGTCAgagtcttttaaaatgtttatcaaAATTTTCATCATCAGGAGACCTTAACTTGTAACAGTCATGGTCACTCTGTGTAGATAAGAATTTTTAGGAACACTGCAAAGAATTCTAGGTGACAATGCTTTCTAAAAGTAAAAATCTAAGGTCTCTACATTTTAACTCcttgtttcttttattctgtttgtATTGCTAAAGCATGAGTCCTAAGCTCATTTAGAATTTTAAGACTTCAATGGAATCTCATAGGTCACCTAATCCAGCCCGCAAAAGGCCTGATAAAGTAGGGTGACCTCCCCAGGATCATGGCCTTGAGATCATGGAACTAGCTAACGGCAAAGTCAGGACCTGAAGTTTCTTAACTCAAAAGTGGGTTTTTTACTTTGTCACAATGCCTCTTTAAAGATCTATGTCACACAAATTGTCTGTGAGTTTGTTCTTAAGCAGTAGAGGGAAGTAAGGATCTGTTTGTCTTGATTGTAAAAAGAACAAAGTGACCTTTTTAGCTGTTTGGTATGTTAACTGAATTCCTTAGTCCTTCAGTTCATTAGAGTGCTGTATTTTCCTCAAGTGACAGAATTTGGTGAGAAAGctgttttaattgcattttttctttctatctgtaGAACCACAATTCAAAAAGTCGAGGGTGAACAATGGAGCAGTctgaacattcttttttttttaaatagtataattATAGCTGTTGTGCTTCCTTTCAGTAGAATATGGCTGTATTTTCTAAAGtttgaaatttcatttctgaATCCTAATTTGTGTTGCtgggaaattaaaggaatagcctttttaaaaaaatgaacgtAAATTAATATTCTTCCCCACAGTTTTCTCTGACAGTGTTCATTTTATATCCTAGTTCTTGATTCTGTAGGTTTTGACACATTGAAAGCTTTGTTTTGTGTAATAATATCTATGCTTCATGTTTGAAAGTTAACACTGTCAAAAATGAAGTAGAGTTTTTGAGTTCCTTTAAATATGATTGTCATGTTCATATCCTGCTCACTTGCATCCTGTTCATAGGAACCTGACGCACAACACGCACAAAACTTTGAAAAGTAATATTATGTAAGTGCTAGTAACAACTTGTgtaattaatattgttttgttCATCCATTTATAATTTGTGCAATAATGTGTGTAGAAGTCTTTGTTGCCAATAAAATTGTATCATCTGTATAAGcatgaggttttctttttttgaaggtgAATATAAGTGTTGTAGACTAGTAACAATCATCATTCACAGAAGGACAGCCCTCTTAATTTTTACTCTCATGTCTAGGCTACTGCCTGCCATAGTTCCTAGTTGGATttcacacttttgggatttcCTCTTTCCCCTATCATTCTATCCTACAAACAGCACTCCTTCAACATTcctcaaaaaagattttcatcATATCACAGACTACCTTGCTCAAGATTTTAGCAGTCACAATTGAAACACAATGCTCTCCTTCAAAGCCCCCATCATTCATCAGTACTTTTCACCAGCCTcatttcttgttgtctccttaTTCAGACCATCCACTCAGCAAGCTGATTTTGGATCTTCCACACAACTTACCCCTCCCTGTCTTTTGAATGTGCCATTCTTTCTACccaataataatgtttattatatcTGACATTAAAGAGCATTTATATCTGTTGCTTCATGACATCCCAGTGAGGTAAGTGCTATAGGTCTCCTCTCCACCTTACAGGTGAAACACCTAAGACTCCAAGATTATACCAGAGTGCCACCTAGGATGAAACTAAAGTGCTTCCAAAGGTGAGGCAATTGGACCacattatatgattttttttttatctatttctgagatcTGTATTCTAAAAGTCTTGGGTACCTTGTTTTCTACCTTTGAGATTCAGCTTGAAACCataatttcaagaaatcttatttTTCCAACCTAAAATCACTCTGGGCCACTGTACACTTTGTTCTGAATATGTATAGTCCATAATATATTCATTTGAACTTGATTTATTGCTGTGGCCAGAACTGCATTTTTATACTATGCTTTATACTATGTGATACATAGTAGGCAGAAGAAAATTTTTGACAGACTAATCTTCATTCTAGGTGATACGATCCCTGGAACAATGAAAATCTTGGTGACCTGAACCTCAGCCAAgggaattaaattaatttagtcTCAGTTctctatcatttttcattttttcaaatctcCATCCCATTGCAAACCATAACAGCTCTCTCTTGAGGATATTTGATGCTTTGCTACACTAATTTTTTGATGTATTATATGACCTACATGTAGTTATTTGAATTCTCTAATTGCTACATATGGTAACGCTTAGAAACTTGCTAATCATTCCAAGAACTATTGGTTCTTGGTTCAAGAACCAATGgctatttttgtccaccttcaaatcaaagaaatgtttgatttctttcacaggctaattgtacatatttcaaagtttgattctttttgtacagcaaaataactggacatgtatacttatattgtatttaatttatactttaacatatttagcatggttattgatcaacctgccatctgggggagggggtgggggggaggaggaaggaggggaaaaattggaacaaaatgtttggcaattgtcaatgctgtaaaattacccatgcatataacttgtaaataaaaagctattaaaaaaaaaaaaaaaaaaaagaaccaattgGTTCAATTTAGCCTGTAATAAATGATTCACattaacagatttttaaaaaatagtagcccttcattttcaaaatacatcaaagatagtcttcaacattcactcctgcaaatctttgtattccaaattttttccctcctttcccccatccttctttcctagatagcaaataatctaatatatgttaaacatatgcaattcttctacatatacttccacaattatcatgctgcacaagaaaaatcatatcaaaaaagggaaaataataagaaaaggcaagtaaacaaaaaaggtgaaaatattatgttatgatccacattcagtctccagagttctctctcaagatggttctctccatcagaagtctgttggaattggcctgaatcacatcaCTGTTGAAGAGTCATGTCTATCAGAGATGATCAATACATAATCTTGTTatatacaaagttctcttggttctgctcatttcacttagcatcagttcatgtaagtctctccagacctttctgaaatcattctgctgatcatttcttatacaataataatattctatcacattcatataccataacttattcagacattctccaatcgataggcattcactcagtttccaattccttgccccGCTACAAGAAGGGTGGCCACAAAcatattttgcacatgtgggtgctttttcctcctttatgatctctttgcgatacagacccagtagagatactgctagaGCAAAGGGGTATGCACTCTTGGatattcctttgggcatagtttagCAGATATTTCTGAAgttacctactatatgctaaggatatagtttttttttggggggggaaagcCCTCTAATTATTGGTGTGATATATCAAAGTGATTCCATCATGGCAGATGGgaacatttttgttttgattgGGGGCAGGGTTCACATTGATCTGGAAGATTTCCAGTACTTCCTGTCGAGCAGGAAGCAACATTTCTTATGGTTTGAGACCTGAGAAACCAGGAAATTTAGAAACCTGTGAAAACACTAAGCTGCCTAAAGGCCTAGATGAATTTCTATCTGGATTTAGTATGCAGCAGTCTCATGTGATTCATCCTAGAACTAAACCATTTTTCCTATTGTTAATTTGGTTTAAACTGATAACATTTCTACCACTGAACTAAAAGAATGATGCtctttggaaaatatttataaatgctcTTTAAATGAATCCAGCTAAGACTTATTGCTATGGCCAGATTATTCTTTAAAAGTCTAGATGGAAGAATTTCTGAATCCATACAAATGTGTCTAAAGTATAAAGTCCTCAGAAACTGACAGTGGGACAAATAGAAATTGCACTTGCTGTTCTTTTCTCTAAAGACAAATTGGGCTCTGATGTGAGTAAGGACCACAGTATATCTATTTTTAGAATACCCACAGGTTACAGAAGTCCTGAAATATTCAAACATAAATATACAAGCTGATTGATTTGTGTTGCCAATTCTCATGACAAGTAATATTTCTATATTGCTTTAAGATGTACAAagtgattatttcatttaattttcacaacaaccctgtaaaagattctcatttaacagatgagaaagcCAAAGCTTAAAGGAGCTGTAAAGTCAACAATGTCAAAGTTAActactttaaaatttgaaaagatagcattttctgtttcttttttttttattctgaacataagcatcaaaaaaaaaaaagacttaaacaTCTTACtttgatgaaagaaataaaaggggatCTTATACCATTAAAATAACATAATGAAACATTTACAATCTAACAGCACTTTATGCATATAGTTTAATTGATCCTCACAGAAGCCTTGTATGAGGCATATTATCTATATCTTGaggccaaaaaacaaaactcttgaaGTTGAGAAGCTGTACCCAAAGTCAAATAGCTAATAAATTCCAGAcgtagaattcaaatccagatctgaCTCTATATCACAGTCTCAACAAGAACCACAACAAaaatctagctttcttttaattCAGTTCTAGAATTTCTAATTCACTctgtggggatacaaagacaaaaaatgaaaacattttcctACCCACACAGACCTGTAAGGGCCAGAAATGTACCAGAGAGATGCAACATACTCAGATAAGTtaacaagataatttcagagagggaAAGCACTAACACACTTCAAAAAagcaaattcttttgcctttaggAGGAAGTGCATTCCAGGTACAGAGAATGGAATGTTTTGGCCAGCAGAGATTTCATACTTGGCTACCCATAACACTCTCCAGTGTATCCTGAGTCAGACTCAGGAAAGCTCATAGtctaaagagagaagagaaaagaggctGGGACAAAGCAGTAAGAGATGCACAATCACAGATGGCATAACCCGGAGGAAGAACTaacaaaggaaactgaagagTGGTCAAATAGAAAGGAGATCTAGAAGAGAGCAGACACACAAAACAGAGGAGTTAATGTGTAGAAAGTGATTGACAGTGCCAAAAGCTACTGAGAGGACAAGGATCCAAACTGAAAAAAAGccattcaaatttaaaattaaagagaTCATTGGCAATTCAGTTTAATGATGAGGTTGAAAGCCAATTTGCAGAGGATTTAGGAAAAGGAGGTACTTTCTCAAAAGATACCATCATAACCATTACATAGAagtcccaatccctctatttttgtccacctgcatttttgatttcctttacaggctaattgtacattacttcagagtccgattctttttgtacagcaaaataactgtttggacatgtatacttattgtatatttaatttatactttaacatatttaacatgtattgatcaacccgccatctgggggagggagtggggggaagaaaaggaaaaattggaacaaaagatttggcaattgtcaatgctataaaattacccatgcatataactactaaataagaagctataataataaaaaaaaatttttttaaaaaggtaccaTCATAGATAGACcaagtgaagatttttttaaaaggtggaaGTGACAAGGATATGTTGGTACACAACAAGAAAGGAGCCAATGGATGGAAAGAGACTGAAGGCTAAAGTCAGAATAAGAGAATGGAGAAATTAGGAAGTAGTGAGATGAAAGATGCACATAGAAGGATTTATTAAAAgtcctatattaaaaaaatttctagcaATATTAATTTTGGTAGCAAAAAAGTGGAAAGATTAAATACTCAATATTTGGAATATAGctaaataagttgtagtataaGATAAATGATTCagtgaaacaaaaaaattttttttgaattgatgtagagcaaaataagcagaaccaagagaataactTAAGAAATGACTACAATAACATGAGGAAAAACAGCTCTGGAAGACATAAAAACTTTGATTATTGCAAAAGGCTGATGATTTACAACATGACTGACTCTTTCAAATTCAATGAGATAGTAAACTATAGGTATACAATGACACATACTTTTCAGAAGTAACCAATATGTAcattattttgcttgac
This genomic window contains:
- the ISCA1 gene encoding iron-sulfur cluster assembly 1 homolog, mitochondrial, giving the protein MSASLVRATVRAVSKRKLQPTRAALTLTPAAVNKIKQLLKDKPENVGLKVGVRTRGCNGLSYTLEYTKTKGESDEEVVQDGIRVFIEKKAQLTLLGTEMDYVEDKLSSEFVFNNPNIKGTCGCGESFNI